The following proteins are encoded in a genomic region of Blastopirellula marina:
- a CDS encoding cis-3-hydroxy-L-proline dehydratase yields MKITRIAAYQVDLPLVEGNYAWSEGKSVTTFDSTVVRVETDSGIVGHGEVCPLGPVYLPAYANGVRTGLAEIGPQLIGQDPTRLAPLNRRMDYLLKGHPYVKSGIDIACWDILGQVAALPVCELLGGRFGEDHVLYRAISQESPEQMAAKVAGYRAEGYRRFQLKVGGQAADDIARIRAVAEVLEPGDKLIADANTGWLPHDALRVVNAVRDVDVYIEQPCATYEECSVIRAKTSLPFVLDEVIDGHDMLVRCIADRAADAVNIKISKFGGLTKAKLARDLAVSQGLVVTIEDSWGGDIVTAAISHLAHSTPTEHLFTSTDFNSYVTTSIAEGAPKRVDGRMKASDQPGLGIQPRMDILGKPVVDIS; encoded by the coding sequence ATGAAAATCACACGCATTGCCGCTTATCAAGTCGACCTCCCGCTAGTGGAAGGCAACTACGCCTGGAGCGAAGGAAAGTCGGTCACGACGTTCGATAGCACGGTGGTACGTGTCGAGACCGATAGTGGCATCGTAGGACATGGCGAAGTGTGCCCTCTTGGTCCGGTTTACTTACCGGCGTATGCCAATGGTGTGCGAACCGGGTTAGCGGAAATCGGTCCGCAACTTATCGGACAAGATCCCACGCGACTTGCGCCGCTTAACCGCCGTATGGATTACCTTTTGAAGGGACATCCATACGTTAAATCGGGGATCGATATCGCGTGCTGGGATATCCTTGGTCAAGTCGCTGCCTTGCCAGTCTGCGAACTACTGGGAGGCCGCTTTGGCGAAGACCACGTGCTGTATCGGGCGATTTCGCAAGAGTCGCCAGAGCAAATGGCCGCCAAGGTCGCTGGCTATCGTGCCGAAGGATATCGCCGTTTCCAATTGAAAGTTGGCGGCCAGGCAGCCGACGACATCGCCCGGATTCGGGCCGTTGCTGAAGTACTTGAGCCAGGTGACAAGCTGATTGCCGACGCCAACACCGGTTGGCTTCCGCACGATGCCTTGCGAGTAGTCAACGCCGTTCGCGATGTCGATGTCTACATCGAACAGCCGTGTGCGACTTATGAAGAGTGCAGCGTCATTCGTGCGAAGACCTCACTCCCCTTCGTGCTGGACGAAGTGATCGACGGTCACGACATGCTGGTCCGCTGCATCGCCGATCGAGCAGCCGACGCCGTGAACATCAAGATCAGCAAGTTTGGCGGGCTGACCAAGGCTAAGCTGGCTCGCGACTTGGCAGTTTCCCAAGGGCTCGTTGTCACGATCGAGGATAGTTGGGGTGGCGACATTGTTACGGCAGCGATCTCGCATTTGGCCCACAGCACGCCAACGGAGCACTTGTTCACGTCGACCGACTTTAATAGCTACGTCACGACCAGCATTGCGGAAGGTGCCCCCAAACGGGTTGACGGGCGCATGAAAGCCTCGGATCAACCTGGTTTAGGAATTCAGCCACGGATGGACATACTTGGTAAGCCTGTTGTGGACATTTCGTAG
- a CDS encoding M28 family metallopeptidase, whose product MHDLLDLEERLFLNVDRLAGLIGPRTLQRPTSINAAISYIRSQWEQSDYQVIEETYDAMGDTATNLIAETPGSRRPHEVILLGAHYDTVPETPGADDNASAVAVLLEVARLLKDHIGKRTVRYVAFACEEPPYYHVELMGSQHHAREARLRDEKIVGMLCLEMVGYFRDDDGSQLVPDKIPKWIRGVFPKRGNFLAAVGNLRSWQLVYHFRRGFKRGTKMPLFSIALPEVIREIRMSDNSSFWDQGYPALMLTDTSFLRNPHYHQPTDTPDTLNYGTMAQVTLGVASAMKRLLK is encoded by the coding sequence ATGCACGACCTACTCGACCTGGAGGAGCGTCTGTTCCTGAACGTCGATCGCTTAGCAGGCCTCATTGGGCCACGCACACTGCAGCGTCCCACTTCGATCAACGCGGCCATAAGCTACATCCGCAGTCAATGGGAGCAATCTGACTACCAGGTTATAGAAGAAACTTACGATGCCATGGGAGACACGGCGACGAACCTTATCGCCGAGACTCCCGGAAGCCGGCGACCACATGAGGTTATCCTGCTCGGCGCGCACTACGACACCGTCCCCGAGACACCTGGCGCGGACGACAACGCCTCGGCAGTGGCGGTCTTGCTAGAGGTCGCTCGTCTTCTGAAGGACCACATCGGCAAACGAACGGTTCGCTACGTAGCGTTTGCCTGTGAAGAACCACCGTACTACCACGTTGAGTTGATGGGGAGCCAGCACCACGCCCGTGAAGCCAGGCTACGGGATGAAAAAATCGTCGGGATGTTATGCCTAGAGATGGTGGGCTACTTTCGTGATGACGACGGATCGCAATTGGTGCCTGATAAAATCCCCAAGTGGATACGCGGTGTGTTCCCCAAACGCGGCAATTTTTTAGCGGCCGTCGGTAATTTGCGTTCCTGGCAGCTGGTATATCACTTTCGCCGAGGATTCAAACGCGGCACGAAGATGCCACTCTTCTCGATTGCTTTGCCGGAAGTGATTCGCGAGATTCGCATGAGCGATAACAGTTCCTTCTGGGACCAAGGTTATCCAGCACTCATGCTGACCGACACTAGCTTCCTCCGAAATCCTCATTATCACCAACCGACCGATACGCCTGACACGTTGAACTATGGTACGATGGCCCAAGTCACGCTGGGTGTCGCCTCGGCGATGAAACGTCTTTTGAAATAA
- a CDS encoding bacteriocin immunity protein: MNSQPIDREKLIELAGEIRNGVDMNFEVDALIIEFESHVPECDIATLCSYDWPTDTIVDVSLGMAATKRALNEEELRQLITAMLEGPADTEAEEMLRVMAFNHNCQHPAETDLIFFPHEIFGTHDPTVDQIVHAAVNGKV; the protein is encoded by the coding sequence ATGAACTCCCAACCGATCGACCGCGAAAAGCTGATTGAGCTTGCTGGCGAAATCCGAAATGGCGTCGATATGAATTTTGAAGTCGACGCACTTATCATCGAATTCGAGTCGCATGTGCCCGAGTGTGATATTGCCACGCTATGCAGCTACGATTGGCCAACCGATACCATTGTCGATGTTTCGTTGGGCATGGCCGCTACGAAGCGGGCTTTGAATGAGGAGGAACTGCGGCAACTTATCACGGCTATGCTGGAAGGCCCCGCTGATACTGAAGCAGAAGAGATGTTGCGGGTAATGGCCTTCAATCACAATTGCCAGCATCCGGCCGAGACCGATCTAATTTTCTTTCCCCACGAAATCTTCGGCACACACGATCCAACCGTAGATCAAATCGTTCATGCCGCTGTGAACGGCAAAGTCTGA